In one window of Aerosakkonema funiforme FACHB-1375 DNA:
- a CDS encoding sensor histidine kinase — MFIHSKDWRLRTFWLIVALFAIVLLLEYSTPSDYVFGYLYIGPILLASTRLSRRTTFTVTVVACILTMLNIWLPENEAVRPATIASRLIAIVALVVTGILSDRNRLYQQTVLQQQAKLQAQEKLVSVREDFASALTHDLKTPLLGAIETLKAFQQESFGIVQPTQQTVLATMIRSHKTTLQLVETLLDIYRNDIEGLNLNRSTVELVEIAEEVATTLTDLAASRRVHISFNYGESDFRKFLWVKGDPLQLQRVFANLLTNAINHSVRGGKVEVVMEPGASHHTIKIIDSGAGVRAEELPYLFERFYQGQSDRQAKGSGLGLYLSRQIIEAHGGTIWAENRHPTGAIFAFRLPTFPYHLSQSA; from the coding sequence ATGTTTATTCATTCCAAAGATTGGCGTTTGAGAACCTTCTGGTTGATTGTCGCGCTATTTGCCATCGTTCTACTGCTGGAATACAGCACTCCATCGGACTATGTATTCGGCTATCTCTATATAGGGCCAATTTTGCTGGCAAGTACCCGTCTCAGCCGCAGAACTACTTTTACTGTTACAGTAGTTGCTTGTATCTTAACAATGCTGAATATCTGGCTTCCAGAGAATGAAGCGGTCAGACCTGCGACGATCGCAAGTCGTTTAATCGCGATCGTCGCATTGGTAGTTACGGGCATTTTAAGCGATCGCAATCGGCTTTATCAACAAACCGTACTGCAACAGCAAGCTAAACTGCAAGCACAGGAAAAACTCGTCAGCGTTCGCGAAGATTTTGCCTCCGCACTTACCCACGACCTAAAAACTCCCCTGTTAGGCGCAATTGAAACCCTAAAAGCATTTCAACAAGAAAGTTTCGGTATCGTTCAACCCACTCAGCAAACTGTTTTGGCAACTATGATTCGCAGTCACAAAACTACGCTGCAACTGGTGGAAACCTTACTGGATATTTACCGTAACGATATTGAAGGATTAAACTTGAATAGGTCAACTGTCGAGCTAGTAGAAATTGCCGAAGAAGTTGCTACTACCCTAACCGATTTAGCCGCCAGTCGTCGCGTTCACATTTCGTTTAACTACGGCGAATCCGATTTCCGCAAGTTTTTATGGGTTAAAGGCGACCCTCTCCAACTTCAGCGCGTGTTTGCTAACCTATTAACCAATGCGATCAATCATTCTGTACGCGGTGGGAAAGTGGAAGTTGTGATGGAGCCAGGTGCTTCCCATCATACGATTAAAATTATAGATAGTGGGGCGGGAGTAAGGGCTGAGGAGCTTCCCTATCTATTTGAAAGATTTTACCAAGGACAGAGCGATCGTCAAGCAAAAGGATCGGGATTGGGACTTTACCTATCTCGTCAAATTATTGAAGCACACGGCGGTACAATTTGGGCAGAAAACCGTCATCCCACTGGCGCAATTTTCGCCTTTCGCTTACCTACCTTTCCGTACCATCTCTCCCAATCTGCCTAA